Proteins from a genomic interval of Pirellulales bacterium:
- the aroC gene encoding chorismate synthase: MLRYLTAGESHGKAIVALIDGFPAGLTIDTAPIDVELRRRQGGYGRGGRQRIETDTVEILTGIWQNVTLGSPIALEVVNKDYKLERLEDLDRPRPGHADLTGAIKYLGSIRSVLERASARETTVRVAAGALARQLLAQFDIEVLGYVVELGGMKIEPQPGDITKHKQLRDQSEIYSLNPQQDAQFKQLIDAAGKDGDTLGGILEVRVEGLPFGLGSHTQWDRKLDGRLAQAVMSIQAIKGVEIGLGFEAARRRGSKVHDPIQFDESQRNTPNLGFVRPTNNAGGLEAGMTNGQPLIVRAAKKPISTLRKPLESVNLKTHQPESAAYERSDVCAVAAASVIVENVVAFEVAAALIDKFGGDSLKEMKSRYDLFLNLARER; encoded by the coding sequence ATGTTGCGTTACCTCACCGCCGGTGAATCGCACGGCAAAGCCATTGTGGCTTTGATCGATGGCTTTCCCGCCGGTCTGACCATCGACACCGCTCCCATCGACGTGGAGCTGCGCCGTCGTCAGGGTGGTTACGGCCGTGGCGGGCGGCAGCGCATCGAAACCGACACCGTCGAAATCCTGACCGGCATTTGGCAAAACGTCACGCTCGGCAGCCCCATCGCGCTTGAGGTCGTCAACAAAGATTACAAACTCGAACGGCTGGAAGATTTGGACCGCCCGCGCCCCGGCCACGCCGACCTGACCGGCGCCATCAAATACCTCGGCTCCATCCGCAGCGTGTTGGAACGGGCCAGCGCCCGTGAAACCACCGTGCGTGTGGCGGCCGGGGCATTGGCCAGGCAACTGCTGGCGCAATTCGACATTGAAGTGCTCGGCTACGTGGTCGAACTGGGCGGCATGAAAATCGAACCGCAACCCGGCGACATCACAAAGCATAAGCAGCTGCGCGATCAAAGCGAAATTTACTCGCTCAATCCGCAGCAGGACGCACAGTTCAAGCAACTGATCGACGCCGCCGGCAAAGATGGCGACACGCTGGGCGGCATTCTCGAAGTCCGCGTGGAAGGCCTGCCGTTTGGCCTGGGGAGCCACACGCAGTGGGATCGCAAGCTCGACGGCCGCTTGGCCCAGGCTGTGATGTCCATTCAGGCCATCAAAGGCGTGGAAATTGGCCTGGGGTTCGAAGCCGCCCGTCGCCGCGGCTCCAAAGTCCACGATCCCATTCAATTCGACGAATCGCAGCGCAACACCCCCAACCTCGGCTTTGTGCGCCCCACGAACAACGCCGGCGGACTGGAAGCCGGCATGACCAACGGCCAGCCGCTGATTGTGCGGGCCGCCAAAAAACCCATCAGCACACTCCGCAAGCCGTTGGAATCGGTGAATTTGAAAACGCACCAGCCCGAAAGCGCCGCCTACGAACGCAGCGACGTATGCGCCGTGGCCGCCGCCAGCGTGATTGTGGAAAACGTGGTGGCGTTCGAGGTGGCCGCGGCCCTGATCGATAAATTCGGCGGCGACAGCCTGAAAGAAATGAAATCCCGTTACGATTTGTTTTTGAATCTGGCCCGAGAACGGTAG